Proteins from one Mycobacterium sp. SMC-2 genomic window:
- a CDS encoding AMP-binding protein, with product MNLFAMLDQAARRFPDRGAVYHGHRRTCTWVELRDRALRLAASIRQQHPVGARIAIATHNRPEVIELMFAIWAAECVVVPINYKLHPREMAQILDDAGAAQVFASSAIGAELASISPIPMEIIDSEGYSRRLTAVPSAPPRTDPSSLAWLFYTSGTTGRSKGAMLSHRNLTAMTVAHLADIDAVDEDCSLVHAAPMSHGSGLYVLPYVLRAARQVVPESGAFDPGEFLDLCEHHPAVSAFLAPTMVQRLVGTGRSRPANLKSIVYGGGPMYVESLRKAIAAFGPVFAQIYGQGESPMTITGLRRVDHEADDDAILGSVGYARSGMEVAVLRADGGPAPVGEIGEIVCRGDAVMSGYWQNADATHATLKDGWLYTGDMGSFDARGFLTLRDRSKDVVISGGSNIYPREVEEVLLEHPGVSEACVVGAPDAEWGEVVVAFIVGAVEPAALDAHLLRRIARFKRPKRYEFIDELPKNSYGKVLRRELRTRLTR from the coding sequence ATGAATCTTTTTGCGATGCTCGATCAGGCCGCACGCCGATTCCCCGATCGCGGCGCTGTGTATCACGGCCATCGCCGCACCTGCACCTGGGTTGAGCTGCGCGACCGGGCATTGCGTCTGGCCGCGTCGATCCGGCAACAGCACCCAGTGGGCGCTCGGATCGCGATCGCGACCCACAACCGCCCCGAGGTGATCGAGTTGATGTTCGCGATCTGGGCCGCCGAGTGCGTCGTCGTTCCGATCAATTACAAGCTGCATCCGCGCGAGATGGCGCAAATCCTCGACGATGCGGGTGCAGCACAGGTGTTCGCGTCATCGGCCATTGGTGCCGAACTCGCATCAATTTCCCCAATCCCGATGGAAATCATTGATTCCGAAGGCTATTCGCGGCGGTTAACCGCCGTGCCGTCGGCCCCGCCGCGTACCGATCCGTCGTCGCTGGCGTGGCTGTTCTACACCAGCGGGACCACCGGGCGATCGAAGGGCGCGATGCTGTCGCACCGCAACCTCACGGCGATGACGGTCGCGCACCTTGCCGACATCGACGCTGTCGACGAGGACTGCAGCCTCGTGCACGCGGCACCGATGTCGCACGGCTCCGGCCTCTACGTCCTGCCGTACGTGCTGCGCGCCGCCCGCCAGGTAGTGCCCGAGTCGGGTGCATTCGATCCCGGCGAGTTCCTCGATCTCTGCGAGCACCATCCGGCCGTCAGCGCATTTCTGGCCCCGACGATGGTGCAACGGCTGGTCGGCACGGGCCGCAGCCGCCCTGCCAATCTCAAGTCGATCGTCTACGGCGGCGGGCCCATGTACGTCGAAAGCCTCCGGAAGGCGATTGCGGCATTCGGCCCAGTCTTCGCGCAAATCTACGGACAGGGCGAGTCGCCGATGACCATCACCGGATTGCGCCGCGTCGATCACGAAGCGGACGACGACGCGATCTTGGGTTCGGTCGGTTATGCGCGGTCAGGGATGGAGGTCGCGGTGCTGCGGGCGGACGGCGGTCCGGCGCCCGTTGGTGAGATCGGCGAGATCGTCTGCCGCGGCGACGCGGTCATGTCCGGATATTGGCAAAACGCCGACGCGACCCACGCCACGCTCAAAGACGGCTGGCTCTATACCGGCGACATGGGTTCCTTCGACGCGCGCGGCTTTCTCACGCTTCGGGATCGGTCGAAGGACGTCGTCATCAGCGGCGGGAGCAACATCTACCCCCGGGAGGTCGAGGAGGTCCTGCTCGAACACCCGGGCGTCTCCGAGGCATGCGTGGTAGGAGCCCCCGACGCCGAGTGGGGTGAGGTGGTGGTCGCGTTCATCGTCGGCGCGGTCGAACCCGCGGCGTTGGATGCGCATCTGTTGCGGCGCATCGCGCGCTTCAAACGGCCCAAGCGCTACGAATTCATCGACGAGCTACCGAAAAACAGCTACGGCAAGGTGCTCAGGCGGGAACTGCGCACACGATTGACCCGTTGA
- a CDS encoding SDR family NAD(P)-dependent oxidoreductase yields MGEMQVAIVTGASSGIGLGCATKLAEMGMAVVGTGRAEDRLAELEKVVNDPDRVATLAVDLTHEDAPRRIVDLAVARWGHVDFLINNAGVGSPKPLHETDDKTLDYFLGLMLRAPFRLARDVLPHMGPGSAIINITSTFAVVGGLRGGAYSAAKGGLTALTTHIACQYGASGIRCNAVAPGVTVTPMVEKRLEDERFRRINTEMTPHQRLGTIDDIASTVAFLCSPGGSFINGQTIVVDGGWSSTKYLSEFALASQWIER; encoded by the coding sequence ATGGGTGAGATGCAGGTCGCAATTGTTACGGGAGCAAGCAGCGGCATCGGATTGGGTTGCGCGACAAAGCTCGCCGAGATGGGTATGGCGGTCGTTGGCACCGGCCGCGCCGAGGATCGGCTCGCCGAGTTGGAGAAGGTGGTCAACGACCCGGATCGCGTCGCCACGCTTGCCGTCGACCTGACCCACGAAGACGCCCCGCGGCGCATCGTGGACCTTGCGGTCGCGCGGTGGGGTCACGTCGACTTCCTGATCAACAACGCCGGGGTGGGCAGCCCCAAGCCACTACACGAAACCGACGACAAAACCCTGGACTACTTCCTGGGCTTGATGCTGCGCGCCCCGTTCCGGCTGGCGCGCGACGTGCTGCCGCACATGGGCCCCGGATCGGCGATCATCAACATCACGTCGACATTCGCCGTGGTCGGCGGGCTCCGGGGCGGCGCGTATTCCGCGGCCAAGGGCGGGCTGACCGCGTTGACCACCCACATCGCCTGCCAATACGGCGCATCCGGCATCCGCTGCAACGCCGTCGCGCCCGGGGTGACGGTGACACCGATGGTAGAGAAACGGCTGGAGGATGAGCGATTTCGCAGGATCAACACCGAGATGACGCCGCATCAGCGCCTAGGCACCATTGACGACATCGCCAGCACCGTCGCGTTCTTGTGTTCGCCGGGCGGAAGTTTCATCAATGGCCAGACGATCGTCGTCGACGGCGGATGGAGTTCGACGAAGTACCTGTCGGAGTTCGCGTTGGCGTCGCAATGGATCGAGCGATGA
- a CDS encoding nuclear transport factor 2 family protein yields MEVGVVERYLECLAAHDWDGLAATIADDGLIREGPFCDVVEGKQHYVAYLRKVLTNLDGHRLDVQRVSRVNARLSYVELAEAFEIDGVTKRWPECILFECGDDGRISHVSVFFKQPAGQ; encoded by the coding sequence GTGGAGGTAGGAGTGGTCGAGCGCTACCTGGAGTGCCTGGCCGCGCACGACTGGGACGGGCTCGCCGCAACGATCGCCGACGACGGGTTGATCCGCGAGGGTCCGTTCTGCGATGTCGTTGAGGGCAAGCAGCACTACGTCGCCTACCTGCGCAAGGTGCTGACCAACCTGGACGGTCATCGGCTGGACGTGCAGCGGGTTTCGCGCGTGAACGCCCGGCTGTCCTATGTCGAGTTGGCCGAGGCGTTCGAGATCGACGGCGTCACCAAGCGGTGGCCGGAATGCATCCTGTTCGAGTGCGGCGACGACGGGCGGATCTCTCACGTCAGCGTGTTCTTCAAGCAGCCGGCCGGGCAGTGA
- a CDS encoding NDMA-dependent alcohol dehydrogenase — MLGGVGQDWEIHEVDLDPPRAGEVVVRMAVAGICHSDDHLVTGDVLPTPEVRASTGIPEPDWFPMLGGHEGAGVIEQIGPGVTTVQPGDHVAMSFIPACGSCRFCVSGQSYICDAGASLFSREMPTDGTCRRHLGDDNLMAYGQLGTFAEYAVLTERSVIKIDDAIPFHAASLVSCGVSTGWGSATISAGTEPGDTVVVIGAGGVGMNALQGARAAGATFVVAVDPVESKRDSAKIFGATHTAVSAEEAIPLVTDITAGVMADRVVVTAGVVHVELIPLAMRLLRKGGTCVVTGITPYTEPVVPLILQEMVLSAKQLKGALYGGMNPRTSVPLLLSMYRAGALKLDELVTRHYRLEQINEAFVDLREGRNIRGVIDFAGG; from the coding sequence GTGCTGGGCGGGGTCGGCCAGGACTGGGAGATCCACGAGGTTGATCTCGATCCGCCCCGGGCCGGTGAGGTCGTGGTGCGGATGGCCGTTGCCGGCATCTGCCACTCCGACGACCACCTTGTTACCGGCGACGTGCTGCCCACCCCCGAGGTGCGGGCCTCAACCGGTATCCCTGAGCCGGACTGGTTCCCGATGCTTGGTGGTCACGAGGGCGCCGGTGTCATCGAGCAAATCGGGCCGGGAGTGACGACGGTGCAACCGGGGGACCACGTGGCGATGTCGTTCATTCCCGCGTGCGGTAGTTGCCGGTTTTGTGTGAGCGGTCAGAGCTACATCTGCGATGCCGGCGCAAGTTTGTTCTCCAGGGAGATGCCGACCGACGGAACATGCCGGCGGCATCTCGGCGACGACAACCTCATGGCCTACGGGCAACTCGGCACATTCGCCGAATATGCGGTGCTGACCGAACGGTCCGTCATCAAGATCGACGACGCAATCCCGTTCCATGCGGCCTCGCTGGTGTCATGCGGCGTCAGCACCGGCTGGGGCTCCGCGACGATATCGGCGGGCACGGAGCCCGGTGACACCGTTGTGGTCATCGGTGCCGGCGGCGTCGGGATGAATGCGCTGCAAGGGGCCCGCGCCGCTGGCGCAACCTTTGTCGTCGCGGTGGATCCCGTTGAATCCAAGCGGGATTCGGCCAAGATCTTCGGTGCCACGCACACCGCCGTCTCCGCCGAGGAGGCGATACCGTTGGTAACCGACATCACCGCCGGCGTCATGGCCGACCGCGTGGTCGTGACCGCCGGCGTTGTCCACGTGGAGTTGATCCCGTTGGCGATGAGGCTGCTTCGCAAGGGCGGGACATGCGTGGTCACTGGCATCACGCCCTATACCGAGCCCGTGGTTCCGCTGATCCTGCAGGAGATGGTGCTGTCGGCCAAACAACTGAAGGGAGCGCTTTACGGCGGGATGAATCCGCGCACCAGCGTGCCGCTGCTGTTGTCGATGTATCGGGCAGGAGCATTGAAACTCGACGAGCTGGTCACCCGCCATTACCGGCTCGAGCAGATCAACGAGGCGTTCGTGGACCTGCGTGAGGGCCGCAACATTCGCGGAGTTATCGATTTCGCCGGCGGGTGA
- a CDS encoding rhomboid family intramembrane serine protease codes for MSAPSAPDSPPAAPTCYRHPGRPTYVRCNRCERYICGDCMRSAAVGQQCVECVRAGARTVRQPRTRFGGRQRSATPVLTYALIAINVLAFVLASGSLGKQLALWPPAVADGQVYRLVTSAFLHYGVAHLLFNMWALYVVGPPLEIWLGRMRFGALYALSGLGGSVLVYLLSPLDTATAGASGAIFGLFGATFVVGKRLAIDVRWVVVVIGINLIFTFGVPVISSQRISWQAHVGGLVTGGLVAVAYVYPPRQGRNVIQAAVTIIVLAVFAVLIWWRTAQIFAEFSA; via the coding sequence ATGAGCGCACCCAGCGCACCGGATTCGCCGCCCGCGGCTCCGACTTGCTATCGGCATCCGGGCCGCCCGACGTATGTCCGCTGCAACCGCTGCGAGCGCTACATCTGCGGGGACTGCATGCGCAGCGCCGCGGTCGGTCAGCAATGCGTGGAGTGCGTCCGGGCGGGCGCGCGGACCGTCCGGCAGCCCCGGACCCGCTTCGGCGGGCGGCAGCGGTCGGCCACGCCGGTGCTGACCTACGCCCTGATCGCGATCAACGTGCTGGCCTTCGTGCTGGCGTCGGGGAGTCTGGGGAAGCAGCTCGCGCTGTGGCCGCCGGCGGTCGCCGACGGCCAGGTCTACCGCTTGGTGACGTCGGCGTTCCTGCACTACGGGGTGGCGCATCTGCTGTTCAACATGTGGGCGCTGTACGTGGTGGGTCCGCCGCTCGAAATATGGCTCGGCCGAATGCGATTCGGTGCGCTGTACGCGCTCAGCGGATTGGGCGGTTCGGTGCTGGTCTACCTGCTCTCGCCGCTCGACACGGCGACGGCCGGGGCCTCGGGTGCGATCTTCGGCCTGTTCGGTGCGACCTTCGTGGTGGGCAAGCGGCTTGCCATCGACGTCCGCTGGGTCGTGGTGGTCATCGGGATCAACCTGATCTTCACCTTCGGAGTCCCGGTGATCAGTTCGCAGCGCATCAGCTGGCAGGCGCACGTGGGCGGCCTGGTCACTGGTGGGCTGGTCGCCGTGGCCTACGTTTACCCGCCCAGGCAGGGGCGCAACGTGATTCAGGCCGCGGTGACGATCATCGTGCTGGCGGTGTTCGCCGTGCTGATCTGGTGGCGCACGGCCCAGATTTTCGCGGAGTTCTCCGCATGA
- a CDS encoding SRPBCC family protein, whose amino-acid sequence MSWWVGHAEHTLTEDVPAPPDEVRKFYVDLDNIKLVHPLIVSVETLSRSETPDGYLHSYRVRDRIPLGPFTMQITYRALLRVPTAGDVLTEADQSPGVHLRGAVSFEPIAAGTRVTERIRIAAPRLLAPMTTREAVKAHVEMLAGIRRHFERAHPGAR is encoded by the coding sequence ATGAGCTGGTGGGTCGGCCACGCCGAACACACGCTGACCGAGGACGTGCCGGCGCCCCCGGACGAGGTTCGCAAGTTCTACGTGGACCTGGACAACATCAAGCTCGTGCACCCGCTGATCGTGTCCGTGGAAACGTTGTCGCGCAGCGAAACCCCGGACGGTTACCTGCACAGTTATCGGGTGCGGGACCGGATCCCGTTGGGGCCGTTCACGATGCAGATCACCTACCGGGCGCTGCTGCGGGTGCCCACCGCGGGCGACGTGCTGACCGAGGCCGACCAGTCCCCCGGGGTGCACCTGCGCGGAGCGGTGAGCTTCGAGCCGATCGCGGCGGGCACGCGGGTCACCGAGCGAATCCGGATAGCGGCGCCCCGGCTGCTGGCTCCGATGACGACGCGCGAAGCCGTCAAGGCGCACGTCGAGATGCTGGCCGGCATTCGGAGGCACTTCGAACGTGCTCACCCGGGGGCGCGATGA
- a CDS encoding cation-translocating P-type ATPase, translating to MRIPGVASVVAGMTDGAAQVVRAGVSSAAGAAEALQTLASPVAELAVPVVQSMAQTTGRAIGLTSSANGSGPSVTPPVRWQSGRRVHLDLDPLLPFPGWHEHAPVVEEPVRRIPGVAAAHVEGALGRLVVQFENEADGDAVLDRVRETVCSVAADLTLVASKDAPRTAPFADPGNPLAILVPFSAAAMDVAAIGAAVTGWFGRLPVAPRSARAAAALLNHQPRVVAVLESRLGRVGTDIALSASTALANGLTQAVGTPLLDLAQRSLQISEAAAHRQRWREREPELASPRRPQAPVVPVISSAGPKSQAPRHNWAAAAAGEASHVVVGGAIDAAIDTAKGSMAGPVEEYTDQAANASLVAAAGALLAGGGADDAAGALLAGVPRAAHVGRQTFAAVLGRGLANAGQLFLDPGALRRLDRVKVVVIDGAALRGDNRAVLQARGDISGWDEDRVYEVADALLHGEEAPEPDPDELPATGARLRWVRAQGSSATPAQGLEHADLVVDGERVGSVDIGWEVDPFAIPLLQIAHRTGARVVLRHVAGTEDLAASVAVSHPPGTPLLQLVRDLRKDRGPVLLITALHRDFASTDTLAALAIADVGVALDDPQAATPWTADIITGTDLAAAVRILSALPVARAATESAVRLAKGGSTLAGLLLVTGDPRTLSPFAVQRWLNPVNAAAAAALMQGSFAASRVLRLPDPTPQPLTAWHALDPEIVYSRLASRTRPLAVEPGVAPWRQLLDDLSYNPVLAPLRGPASRVGRLLTATRAELADPLTPILAVGAAASAIVGSSVDALLVAGVMTANAVAGGVQRLRAEAAVAELFAEQDQFARRVVLPAVATAHRRLEAARTTERTVSVSAKSLRPGDIIDLAAPEVVPADARLLVAEDLEVDESFLTGESLPVDKQVDPVAVADSDRASMLFEGSTIVAGHARAIVVATGAGTAAQRAISAIADVESAAGVQARLRELTSKVLPLTLAGGAAVTGLALLHQGSLRQAVADGVAIAVAAVPEGLPLVATLAQLAAAQRLSRRGALVRAPRAVEALGRVETVCFDKTGTLTENRLRVVHGVPHGTDLGAAFPDVTDPASAVVLRAAARSSTQPHNGGGHAHATDEAILNAANAVDGEWASGWSVLAEVPFESSRGYSAAIGVTGGDGGPMLMVKGAPEEVLPRCRFADSDFERERAESLVLRLAEQGLRVLAVAQRRWEQPTGEEDTDVDAVDAAAHDLELIGYVGLADTARPSARPLIEALVEAGRRVVLITGDHPVTARAIARQLGLPADAREITGAELAALGEEDRAKVAAGVQVFARVSPEQKVQIVAALQASGQAVAMVGDGANDAAAIRMAGVGIGVSGRGSSAARGAADIVLTDDDLGVLLDALVEGRGMWGGVRDAVSILVGGNVGEVLFTLIGTALGTGRAPVGTRQLLLVNLLTDMFPALAVAVTPQYPEPEDAEEGVDRDAEELHRAFQLATLSGPSPSLDAPLMRQIVTRGVVTAAGATAAWAIGRWTPGTERRTSTMGLTALVTTQLAQTLLTRRHSPLVLGTALGSAGVLVAIVQTPGVSHFFGCTPLGPVAWSGVIGATAGATVVSVLAPNWLAKQVAALEPKHN from the coding sequence GTGAGGATTCCGGGCGTTGCCAGCGTCGTCGCCGGCATGACCGACGGAGCCGCGCAGGTAGTGCGAGCCGGCGTGTCCTCCGCGGCCGGGGCCGCGGAGGCTCTGCAGACATTGGCCAGCCCGGTCGCCGAATTGGCCGTCCCGGTCGTGCAGTCGATGGCGCAGACGACCGGCCGGGCAATCGGATTGACAAGTTCCGCCAACGGTTCCGGGCCCAGCGTCACGCCACCGGTTCGGTGGCAGAGCGGGCGGCGGGTCCATCTGGACCTGGATCCGCTGCTGCCGTTCCCGGGCTGGCACGAGCACGCCCCTGTGGTGGAGGAGCCGGTCCGCAGGATTCCCGGGGTGGCCGCGGCCCACGTCGAAGGCGCTCTGGGCCGGTTGGTGGTCCAATTCGAGAACGAAGCCGACGGCGACGCGGTCCTGGACCGGGTCCGGGAGACGGTCTGCAGCGTGGCGGCTGACCTCACCCTGGTCGCCTCCAAGGACGCGCCGCGCACCGCGCCGTTCGCCGACCCGGGAAACCCGTTGGCGATCCTGGTCCCGTTCAGCGCCGCGGCCATGGACGTGGCGGCCATCGGTGCCGCGGTGACCGGCTGGTTTGGCCGGCTCCCCGTCGCACCGCGAAGCGCCCGCGCCGCGGCCGCTCTGCTGAATCATCAACCGCGGGTGGTCGCCGTGCTCGAGTCACGGCTCGGTCGCGTCGGCACCGACATCGCCCTCAGCGCGTCGACCGCTCTTGCCAACGGGCTGACGCAGGCGGTCGGCACACCGCTGCTGGATCTGGCCCAGCGAAGCCTGCAAATATCCGAGGCCGCGGCGCACCGTCAGAGATGGCGGGAACGCGAACCGGAGCTGGCCTCCCCCAGACGGCCGCAGGCACCGGTGGTTCCGGTCATTTCGTCGGCGGGCCCCAAATCCCAAGCGCCCCGACATAATTGGGCCGCCGCAGCCGCGGGAGAGGCGTCCCACGTCGTGGTGGGTGGCGCCATCGACGCCGCCATCGACACGGCGAAGGGGTCGATGGCCGGGCCGGTCGAGGAGTACACCGACCAGGCCGCCAACGCCTCGCTGGTTGCCGCGGCGGGCGCCCTGCTGGCCGGCGGCGGCGCCGACGACGCGGCCGGCGCGCTGCTGGCGGGCGTGCCCAGGGCGGCCCACGTGGGCCGGCAGACATTCGCCGCCGTACTGGGCCGGGGCCTGGCCAACGCCGGGCAACTGTTTCTCGACCCGGGCGCCTTGCGCCGGCTGGACAGGGTCAAGGTGGTCGTGATCGACGGCGCCGCGCTGCGAGGTGACAACCGCGCCGTGCTGCAGGCGCGGGGCGACATCTCCGGATGGGACGAGGACCGGGTCTACGAGGTCGCCGACGCGTTGCTGCACGGCGAGGAAGCGCCCGAACCGGACCCCGACGAGTTGCCGGCCACCGGCGCCCGCCTGCGGTGGGTGCGGGCGCAAGGCTCGTCGGCGACGCCGGCGCAGGGTCTCGAACATGCCGATCTCGTGGTCGACGGCGAGCGCGTGGGCAGCGTCGACATCGGCTGGGAGGTCGATCCGTTCGCCATCCCGCTGCTGCAGATCGCGCACCGCACCGGCGCCCGGGTGGTGTTGCGGCACGTTGCCGGCACCGAGGACCTGGCCGCCAGCGTCGCCGTCAGCCACCCGCCGGGCACGCCGCTGTTGCAGTTGGTGCGTGACCTGCGCAAGGATCGCGGCCCGGTGCTGCTCATCACCGCGCTGCACCGCGACTTCGCGTCGACCGACACGTTGGCCGCGTTGGCGATCGCCGACGTCGGCGTGGCGCTGGACGACCCGCAGGCGGCGACACCGTGGACGGCGGACATCATCACCGGCACGGATCTGGCCGCCGCGGTGCGCATCCTGTCGGCGCTGCCGGTGGCGCGGGCGGCGACGGAGTCGGCGGTGCGCCTGGCGAAGGGCGGCAGCACCCTGGCGGGACTGTTGCTGGTCACCGGTGACCCGCGCACTCTTAGCCCGTTCGCTGTGCAGCGCTGGCTGAACCCGGTCAACGCCGCCGCGGCGGCCGCGCTGATGCAGGGCAGCTTCGCGGCCTCCCGGGTGCTTCGGCTGCCCGACCCGACACCCCAGCCGCTGACCGCCTGGCATGCCCTGGATCCCGAGATCGTCTACTCCCGGTTGGCCAGCCGCACCCGGCCGTTGGCCGTCGAGCCCGGTGTTGCGCCCTGGCGACAGCTCCTGGACGACCTGTCCTACAACCCGGTGCTCGCGCCGTTGCGCGGCCCCGCGAGCCGCGTGGGGCGGCTGTTGACCGCGACGCGGGCCGAGCTCGCCGACCCGCTGACGCCCATCCTGGCCGTCGGGGCCGCGGCCTCGGCGATTGTGGGCAGCAGCGTCGACGCGCTGCTGGTGGCGGGCGTGATGACCGCCAACGCCGTCGCCGGCGGGGTGCAACGGTTGCGGGCCGAGGCCGCGGTCGCCGAGTTGTTCGCCGAGCAGGACCAGTTCGCGCGCCGCGTGGTTCTCCCGGCGGTGGCCACCGCGCACCGCCGGCTCGAGGCCGCCCGTACCACGGAGCGGACGGTCTCGGTGAGCGCGAAATCGCTGCGCCCCGGCGACATCATCGACCTGGCCGCCCCGGAGGTGGTCCCGGCGGATGCGCGCCTGCTGGTGGCCGAGGACCTCGAAGTCGACGAGTCCTTCCTCACCGGCGAGTCGCTGCCGGTGGACAAGCAGGTCGACCCCGTGGCCGTCGCCGACTCCGATCGCGCCAGCATGCTGTTCGAGGGCAGCACCATTGTGGCCGGTCACGCCCGGGCGATCGTCGTGGCGACCGGTGCGGGCACCGCCGCGCAGCGCGCGATTTCGGCGATCGCCGACGTCGAGTCGGCCGCCGGGGTGCAGGCCCGGTTGCGCGAGTTGACCAGCAAGGTGCTGCCGCTGACGCTGGCCGGCGGCGCGGCGGTGACCGGTTTGGCCCTGCTGCATCAAGGATCGTTGCGTCAGGCCGTCGCCGACGGGGTGGCCATCGCCGTGGCCGCCGTCCCCGAGGGCCTGCCGTTGGTGGCCACCCTGGCGCAGTTGGCCGCGGCCCAGCGGCTGTCGCGACGCGGGGCGCTGGTGCGTGCGCCGCGCGCGGTCGAAGCGCTGGGCCGGGTGGAAACGGTGTGTTTCGACAAGACCGGCACGCTCACCGAAAACCGCCTGCGCGTCGTCCACGGTGTGCCGCACGGGACCGACTTGGGCGCCGCCTTCCCCGACGTGACCGACCCGGCGTCCGCCGTGGTGCTGCGGGCCGCCGCGCGCAGCAGCACCCAGCCGCACAATGGGGGCGGCCATGCGCACGCCACCGATGAGGCGATCCTGAACGCGGCGAATGCTGTTGACGGCGAATGGGCCTCGGGTTGGTCCGTGCTCGCGGAAGTCCCGTTCGAGTCCAGCCGCGGGTATTCGGCCGCGATCGGCGTGACCGGTGGAGACGGCGGGCCGATGCTCATGGTCAAAGGCGCGCCGGAAGAGGTCCTGCCGCGCTGCCGCTTCGCCGATTCGGACTTCGAGCGGGAGCGTGCGGAGTCGTTGGTGTTGCGCCTGGCCGAGCAGGGCCTGCGGGTGCTGGCGGTGGCGCAGCGCCGTTGGGAGCAACCGACCGGCGAGGAGGACACCGACGTCGACGCCGTCGACGCCGCCGCCCATGATCTCGAGTTGATCGGCTACGTCGGCCTGGCCGACACCGCCCGCCCGTCGGCGCGACCACTGATCGAGGCCCTGGTGGAAGCCGGCCGGCGGGTGGTGCTGATCACCGGCGATCACCCGGTGACCGCGCGGGCGATCGCCCGACAACTGGGGTTACCGGCGGACGCGCGCGAGATTACCGGCGCGGAGCTCGCTGCGTTGGGCGAGGAGGACCGCGCCAAGGTCGCCGCAGGCGTCCAGGTCTTCGCCCGGGTCAGCCCGGAGCAGAAGGTGCAGATCGTTGCCGCACTGCAGGCCAGCGGGCAAGCGGTCGCGATGGTCGGAGACGGCGCGAACGACGCGGCCGCCATTCGGATGGCCGGCGTGGGCATCGGCGTGAGCGGCCGCGGCTCGTCCGCGGCGCGCGGGGCGGCCGACATCGTGCTGACCGACGACGACCTCGGCGTGCTGCTCGACGCGCTCGTCGAGGGCCGCGGCATGTGGGGCGGCGTCCGGGACGCGGTGAGCATCCTGGTCGGCGGCAACGTCGGCGAGGTGCTGTTCACCCTTATCGGGACCGCCCTGGGCACCGGCCGCGCGCCGGTGGGCACCCGCCAGCTGCTGCTGGTGAACCTACTCACGGACATGTTCCCGGCGCTCGCCGTCGCGGTCACGCCGCAATACCCGGAGCCGGAAGACGCCGAGGAAGGGGTCGACCGCGACGCCGAGGAACTGCATCGGGCCTTCCAGCTGGCGACGCTGTCCGGACCCTCGCCCTCCCTCGACGCGCCGCTGATGCGGCAAATCGTCACCCGGGGCGTCGTCACGGCCGCGGGTGCGACGGCGGCGTGGGCCATCGGTCGATGGACGCCGGGCACCGAACGCCGCACGTCCACAATGGGACTCACCGCGCTGGTCACTACCCAGCTCGCGCAGACCCTGTTGACGCGCCGCCACAGCCCGCTCGTGCTGGGCACCGCGCTGGGCAGCGCGGGCGTGCTGGTCGCCATCGTCCAAACCCCCGGCGTCAGCCACTTCTTCGGGTGCACACCGTTGGGCCCGGTCGCCTGGAGCGGTGTCATCGGCGCTACCGCGGGCGCCACCGTGGTCTCGGTGCTGGCGCCCAACTGGCTGGCCAAGCAGGTCGCCGCCCTGGAACCCAAGCACAACTGA